A region of Paractinoplanes abujensis DNA encodes the following proteins:
- a CDS encoding carbohydrate ABC transporter permease yields MSSTRRRDDRRAAWWFLAPVLAGFTVFYGYPAIRGAWYSVTDYTMLGTPAFVGADNYDRLVHDSQFWRSLLVTLWYVVLNIGSQTVLALLVAALMHRLTRSVVLRATLLLPWLVPNVTVGLLWMWLLDTNLGFVNHLLTALGVGPVGFLTDAALALPSIAAINTWAYTGYTALLLYAGMLQIPQYLYESAAIDGAGEWRMFRAITLPLLRPVLALVLVVSLIGSFQIFDTIAVTTQGDPAGATRVLYYFIYQQAFSYFQMGYASAAAVFLALILGALTAVQMRLLRASRSDLA; encoded by the coding sequence ATGAGCTCAACGAGACGGCGCGACGACCGCCGCGCGGCGTGGTGGTTCCTGGCGCCGGTGCTGGCCGGGTTCACCGTGTTCTACGGGTACCCGGCGATCCGCGGCGCCTGGTACTCGGTCACCGACTACACCATGCTCGGCACCCCGGCGTTCGTGGGTGCGGACAACTACGACCGGCTGGTGCACGACAGCCAGTTCTGGCGCTCGCTGCTGGTCACGCTCTGGTACGTGGTCCTCAACATCGGATCGCAGACCGTGCTGGCCCTGCTCGTGGCGGCGCTCATGCACCGGCTGACCCGATCGGTCGTGCTGCGCGCGACGCTGCTGCTGCCCTGGCTGGTGCCCAACGTCACGGTCGGTCTGCTGTGGATGTGGCTGCTCGACACCAACCTCGGCTTCGTCAACCATCTGCTCACCGCGCTCGGGGTGGGGCCGGTCGGGTTCCTGACCGACGCGGCGCTGGCCCTGCCGTCGATCGCCGCGATCAACACCTGGGCCTACACGGGTTACACCGCGCTGCTGCTCTACGCCGGGATGCTGCAGATACCGCAATACCTCTACGAGAGCGCCGCGATCGACGGCGCCGGCGAGTGGCGCATGTTCCGTGCCATCACCCTGCCGCTGCTGCGTCCCGTGCTGGCGCTGGTGCTCGTGGTCTCGCTCATCGGCTCGTTCCAGATCTTCGACACCATCGCCGTCACCACCCAGGGCGACCCGGCCGGGGCCACCCGGGTCCTCTACTACTTCATCTATCAGCAGGCCTTCTCGTACTTCCAGATGGGCTACGCGTCGGCGGCCGCCGTCTTCCTCGCGCTGATCCTCGGCGCGCTCACCGCGGTACAGATGCGCCTGCTGCGGGCGTCCCGCTCGGACCTGGCGTGA
- a CDS encoding DUF4832 domain-containing protein: MRRMLVLALALILSPGAAPAVAGPAATGWKPLAYTAAPVDNPLKGFMPFAGDYRTFPHSMEWFYLPLRDIMTGPRQFRWDAVDQQLDAIAARGHQGVFRIYLDYPGRPTGIPQYLLDAGLVTRPYPDFGNNGVSVAPDWNDPRLVAALESFITALGRRYDGDPRIGFITLGLIGFWGEWHTWPYDGTTQPENWMPTTEVQTRVLRRYEAAFGTTRLLARYPSPQNKDLNIGYHDDSFAFETLPTQPWHFVQRLTDEGVTGKWQREPVGGELRPEIQPCLFEDPISCPQYESYADSVAQTHASWLINHAAFAGAGYTGPEYQRALSAARSLGYELTVTEAAVGRERVSIRVANRGTAPFYYAWPAELAAVDRTGRVVRRWAAPWTVAGIQPGQPPVQRSARIDTGGLRDGRYTIVLRVPNPMRGGIPLRFANTAQNTSTGWLTLGTITHR; this comes from the coding sequence ATGCGCAGAATGCTCGTCCTTGCCCTCGCCCTGATCCTGTCCCCGGGCGCCGCACCCGCCGTGGCCGGGCCCGCCGCCACCGGCTGGAAGCCGCTGGCCTACACCGCCGCGCCGGTCGACAACCCGCTCAAAGGGTTCATGCCGTTCGCCGGTGACTACCGGACCTTCCCGCACAGCATGGAATGGTTCTACCTGCCGTTACGCGACATCATGACCGGGCCCCGGCAGTTCCGCTGGGACGCCGTCGACCAGCAACTCGACGCCATCGCGGCCCGCGGCCACCAGGGCGTGTTCCGCATCTACCTCGACTATCCGGGCCGTCCCACCGGCATTCCGCAGTACCTGCTCGACGCCGGCCTTGTCACCCGCCCGTACCCCGACTTCGGCAACAACGGTGTCAGCGTGGCCCCCGACTGGAACGACCCGCGCCTGGTGGCCGCCCTGGAAAGCTTCATCACCGCGCTCGGGCGCCGCTACGACGGCGACCCGCGGATCGGGTTCATCACGCTGGGCCTGATCGGGTTCTGGGGTGAATGGCACACCTGGCCGTACGACGGGACCACCCAGCCGGAGAACTGGATGCCCACCACCGAGGTCCAGACCCGGGTGCTGCGGCGCTACGAAGCCGCGTTCGGTACCACCCGGCTGCTGGCGCGATACCCCAGCCCGCAGAACAAGGACCTGAACATCGGCTACCACGACGACTCGTTCGCCTTCGAGACGCTGCCCACCCAGCCCTGGCACTTCGTGCAGCGCCTGACCGACGAGGGGGTCACCGGCAAGTGGCAGCGTGAGCCCGTCGGTGGTGAACTGCGCCCGGAGATCCAGCCCTGCCTCTTCGAGGACCCGATCAGCTGCCCCCAGTACGAGAGCTACGCCGACTCGGTGGCTCAGACCCACGCCTCGTGGCTGATCAACCACGCCGCCTTCGCCGGCGCCGGGTACACCGGCCCGGAATATCAGCGCGCCCTGTCCGCGGCCCGATCCCTGGGGTACGAGCTGACCGTCACCGAGGCGGCGGTCGGGCGGGAGCGGGTGTCGATCCGCGTCGCCAACCGCGGCACCGCGCCGTTCTACTACGCCTGGCCGGCCGAACTAGCCGCGGTCGACCGCACGGGCCGCGTCGTGCGGCGCTGGGCGGCCCCGTGGACCGTGGCCGGCATCCAGCCCGGTCAGCCTCCCGTGCAGCGGTCGGCCCGGATCGACACCGGCGGCCTGCGCGACGGCCGATACACCATCGTGCTGCGCGTGCCCAACCCGATGCGTGGCGGCATCCCGCTCCGCTTCGCCAACACCGCCCAGAACACCAGTACGGGCTGGCTCACCCTGGGCACGATCACCCACCGGTAG
- a CDS encoding ABC transporter substrate-binding protein, with translation MTRRNRAAAALLSLTVLTGLAACSGGDSDSGGDAVTLDYWLWDDNQKASYQACADAFTAANPTIKIQITQSAWDQYWQNLTTQLASGDAPDVWTNQGSYYPQFVKSNQILDIQPYVDADKVDVTQYQSGLAELFTKDGKRYGLPKDWDTMALVYNVDHLAKQGIKATDLADLSWNPTDGGTFEKLIAKATVDAAGKNGLDPAFDKTKVKVYGYLPEWADGSQGQNGWGNLAAANGFTYLDRNPWGTRYKYDDPALAATIDWFKSLIAKGYSPALDKNSTLSRDTLMGAGKGAISFAGSWTINTYLGDDAKATFAFAPVPAGPQGRKTAINGLSDAIWAGTEHKDQAWKWVKFLGSADCQNIVGGNGVVFPAVKGAGEKALAAHKAKNRDVQVFVDEAQAPGGTFFLPITEHGNEVSQTVQDAIQSAVLGQSDSATALKKANDQVNALFK, from the coding sequence ATGACCCGCAGAAACCGGGCCGCGGCCGCGCTGCTGTCGCTGACCGTCCTCACCGGACTGGCCGCCTGCTCCGGCGGCGACAGCGACAGCGGCGGCGACGCCGTCACCCTCGACTACTGGCTCTGGGACGACAACCAGAAGGCGTCCTATCAGGCCTGCGCCGATGCGTTCACCGCGGCCAACCCGACCATCAAGATCCAGATCACCCAGTCGGCGTGGGATCAGTACTGGCAGAACCTGACCACCCAGCTCGCCTCGGGTGACGCCCCGGACGTGTGGACCAATCAGGGCTCGTACTATCCGCAGTTCGTCAAGTCCAACCAGATCCTCGACATCCAGCCGTACGTCGACGCCGACAAGGTCGACGTCACCCAGTACCAGTCCGGGCTGGCCGAGCTGTTCACCAAGGACGGCAAGCGGTACGGCCTGCCGAAGGACTGGGACACCATGGCGCTGGTCTACAACGTGGACCACCTGGCGAAGCAGGGCATCAAGGCCACCGACCTGGCCGACCTGTCATGGAACCCCACCGACGGCGGCACCTTCGAGAAGCTCATCGCCAAGGCCACCGTCGACGCCGCCGGCAAGAACGGGCTCGATCCCGCCTTCGACAAGACCAAGGTCAAGGTGTACGGGTATCTGCCCGAGTGGGCCGACGGTTCGCAGGGCCAGAACGGCTGGGGCAACCTGGCCGCCGCCAACGGCTTCACCTACCTCGACCGGAACCCCTGGGGTACGCGGTACAAGTACGACGACCCCGCCCTGGCCGCCACCATCGACTGGTTCAAGTCGCTGATCGCCAAGGGCTACAGCCCCGCGCTCGACAAGAACTCCACTCTCAGCCGCGACACCCTGATGGGCGCGGGCAAGGGCGCCATCAGCTTCGCCGGCTCGTGGACGATCAACACCTACCTGGGCGACGACGCCAAGGCGACGTTCGCGTTCGCCCCGGTGCCGGCCGGGCCCCAGGGCCGCAAGACCGCTATCAACGGTCTGTCCGACGCGATCTGGGCCGGCACCGAGCACAAGGATCAGGCCTGGAAGTGGGTCAAGTTCCTGGGCTCGGCCGACTGCCAGAACATCGTCGGCGGCAACGGCGTCGTCTTCCCCGCCGTCAAGGGCGCGGGCGAGAAGGCCCTGGCCGCGCACAAGGCCAAGAACCGTGACGTGCAGGTGTTCGTGGACGAGGCACAGGCTCCCGGCGGCACCTTCTTCCTGCCCATCACCGAGCACGGCAACGAGGTGAGCCAGACCGTGCAGGACGCCATTCAGTCGGCGGTGCTCGGTCAGAGCGACTCCGCCACCGCCCTGAAGAAGGCCAACGACCAGGTCAACGCCCTCTTCAAATAA
- a CDS encoding carbohydrate ABC transporter permease, giving the protein MRKFLGWTVLAVIVVATLFPFWWMIRTALTPAGDLLTDNAGLLPRDPTLINFARVLGLTSEAEARAAGGSGAHIDFARYILNSIIYCTLIAAFQTLFCAMAGYAFARLRFPGRDLVFAVVISALMVPPIFTLLPNFILVKDLGLINTMAGMVAPTLLMTPFAVFFLRQFFLSLPRDVEEAAILDGNGPWGIFWRIALPMSRGPLITIGLTTTVWAWKDFLWPLLVGRGEQNRLVTVALGVFLQQSPNTQPDWTGLMAASTLSVVPVAVLLVLMGKRLVQSLNFTGSK; this is encoded by the coding sequence GTGCGCAAATTCCTCGGCTGGACCGTCCTGGCCGTGATCGTCGTGGCCACCCTCTTCCCGTTCTGGTGGATGATCCGTACGGCTCTGACCCCGGCCGGCGACCTGCTCACCGACAACGCCGGCCTGCTGCCCCGCGACCCGACGTTGATCAACTTCGCCCGCGTGCTCGGCCTGACCAGCGAGGCCGAGGCCCGCGCGGCCGGCGGTTCCGGCGCCCACATCGACTTCGCCCGCTACATCCTCAACTCGATCATCTATTGCACGCTGATCGCGGCTTTCCAGACACTGTTCTGCGCCATGGCGGGGTACGCGTTCGCGCGTCTGCGCTTCCCCGGACGCGACCTGGTGTTCGCCGTCGTCATCAGCGCCCTCATGGTGCCGCCGATCTTCACCCTGCTGCCGAACTTCATCCTCGTCAAAGACCTCGGGCTGATCAACACGATGGCCGGCATGGTCGCGCCCACGCTGCTGATGACCCCGTTCGCGGTGTTCTTCCTGCGTCAGTTCTTCCTGTCGCTGCCGCGCGACGTCGAGGAGGCCGCCATCCTCGACGGCAACGGGCCCTGGGGCATCTTCTGGCGGATCGCGCTGCCGATGAGCCGCGGCCCGCTGATCACCATCGGACTCACCACCACCGTCTGGGCCTGGAAGGACTTCCTGTGGCCGCTGCTGGTCGGCCGCGGGGAGCAGAACCGCCTGGTCACCGTCGCCCTCGGCGTCTTCCTCCAGCAGTCGCCGAACACCCAGCCCGACTGGACCGGACTGATGGCGGCCTCGACGCTGTCGGTCGTCCCGGTCGCCGTCCTGCTCGTCCTCATGGGCAAGCGTCTCGTCCAGTCGCTCAACTTCACCGGAAGCAAGTAA
- a CDS encoding DUF2795 domain-containing protein has translation MDSTQWDVVAGALRSAGFPANRQDLINHARQQAADDRTVDVIAALPVGIYRNLVDVRDRLRTGCA, from the coding sequence ATGGACAGCACTCAGTGGGACGTGGTGGCCGGCGCGCTGCGGTCGGCCGGCTTCCCCGCCAATCGGCAAGACCTGATCAACCACGCCCGGCAGCAGGCCGCCGACGACCGTACGGTCGACGTGATCGCGGCGTTGCCCGTCGGGATCTACCGGAACCTGGTCGACGTGCGCGACCGCTTGCGGACCGGTTGCGCCTGA
- a CDS encoding nitroreductase family protein, with protein sequence MEFLDVVRRRRTTNGAFLPDPVAEEHQRLLMEVAGRAPSQLNSQPWRFVIVEERPTIEAIARISGQSMTEAMSNGTFFERYKPYFRFSKEEMERRRDGMLFDKLPAPLRPFTSQVFTSRGQKLMNAMRVPQTLGEENRKLVAGSPLLLGVMLDRSEYRPGELSSFYSVFSMGAAMENLWLTTVELGMGIQFVSFPMEVPGRWDEIVKLLAVPDDLELMAVYRLGYLPAEQRRPPIDWTSDQRRLPSQYVFRGTCATPQEGWDSTGR encoded by the coding sequence ATGGAGTTTCTCGATGTCGTGCGCCGCCGCCGGACCACCAACGGCGCTTTCCTGCCCGACCCGGTGGCCGAGGAACACCAGCGGCTGCTGATGGAGGTGGCCGGGCGGGCGCCGTCGCAGCTGAACAGCCAGCCGTGGCGGTTCGTGATCGTGGAGGAACGCCCGACGATCGAGGCCATCGCCCGGATCAGCGGGCAGAGCATGACCGAGGCGATGTCCAACGGCACGTTCTTCGAGCGCTACAAGCCGTACTTCCGGTTCAGCAAGGAAGAGATGGAACGCCGCCGCGACGGGATGCTGTTCGACAAGTTGCCCGCCCCGCTGCGCCCGTTCACCAGCCAGGTCTTCACCAGCCGCGGGCAGAAGCTGATGAACGCCATGCGGGTGCCGCAGACCCTGGGGGAGGAGAACCGCAAACTCGTCGCCGGCTCGCCGCTGCTGCTGGGCGTGATGCTCGACCGCTCCGAGTACCGGCCCGGTGAGCTGTCCTCGTTCTACTCGGTGTTCAGCATGGGCGCGGCCATGGAGAACCTCTGGCTGACCACCGTCGAGCTCGGCATGGGCATCCAGTTCGTGTCGTTCCCGATGGAGGTGCCCGGCCGCTGGGACGAGATCGTCAAGCTGCTCGCGGTGCCGGACGACCTGGAGCTGATGGCCGTCTACCGGCTCGGCTACCTGCCCGCCGAGCAGCGCCGCCCACCCATCGACTGGACCAGCGACCAGCGCCGCCTGCCGTCGCAGTACGTCTTCCGCGGCACCTGCGCGACCCCGCAGGAGGGCTGGGACTCCACCGGCCGATGA
- a CDS encoding DUF4832 domain-containing protein — protein MRRSLGAAVLGAVLALAPVTAAAAAPAGPPPRPPASPAPDPALTAHPLAAAPGPVDNPLKGWAKFYNPGSNQNVGYPHSLTWGYFGLSEIMTSASTCGSYNWSIVDSMLAETAANGNQAAIRVYLTYPGGTGSHPANAIPPCFNGNVANRSDTYWNVTHPDYNSPFALNALRGFITAFGARYDGDPRLGFVHLGLVGLWGEWHTWPYDSDTADGRPDYMPTAANGAQLIAAYDAAFNRTKLEVRYPDVAGGAANSRDIGYHDDSFCFREGSPLQGVTLPVSMGGASYSHLERTLAAGVENKWITSSIGGELRPEIQSTAFTSWPDGSGAVDNLKACIELLHPSWMINEQSGAYSATDANVAAAVRLMGYNLTVDNAYYRDTASGATTVGVRIANTGVAPFSYPWKVVLGLKNSSGAVVRTFDTPWDLRTVQPLSIRNFPDWNAGGGYRDFGHRQYFQHGVDLSGLADGSYQWVLRVQNPLEAVNAGAKKLRFANAAQQADGWLGLGPVTVGAGPSGPSSHEAEAATRTGGAAVSACAACSGGQKVGWLGNGATLTFPGITGGGPRTVTVHYLTAETRTATVNGQTVTFGATGSWDTVGTAAVTLTLPAGTTTITVANPGGWAPDIDRITVS, from the coding sequence ATGAGAAGATCGCTCGGTGCCGCCGTTCTCGGCGCCGTCCTCGCCCTCGCCCCCGTCACCGCAGCTGCGGCCGCCCCGGCCGGACCGCCCCCACGACCCCCGGCGTCACCCGCCCCCGACCCCGCCCTGACCGCCCATCCACTGGCCGCGGCCCCGGGCCCGGTCGACAACCCGCTCAAGGGCTGGGCGAAGTTCTACAACCCCGGCAGCAACCAGAACGTCGGCTATCCGCACTCGCTGACCTGGGGCTACTTCGGCCTGTCGGAGATCATGACCAGCGCGTCGACCTGCGGCAGCTACAACTGGTCGATCGTCGACAGCATGCTGGCCGAGACCGCCGCCAACGGGAACCAGGCCGCGATCCGGGTCTACCTGACCTATCCCGGCGGCACGGGCAGCCACCCGGCCAACGCCATCCCGCCCTGCTTCAACGGCAACGTCGCCAACCGCTCCGACACGTACTGGAACGTGACCCACCCCGACTACAACAGCCCGTTCGCCCTCAACGCCCTGCGCGGCTTCATCACCGCGTTCGGCGCCCGCTACGACGGCGATCCCCGGCTCGGCTTCGTGCACCTGGGGCTGGTCGGGCTCTGGGGCGAGTGGCACACCTGGCCGTACGACAGCGACACCGCCGACGGCCGCCCCGACTACATGCCGACGGCCGCCAACGGCGCCCAGCTGATTGCCGCCTACGACGCGGCGTTCAACCGCACCAAGCTCGAAGTCCGCTACCCCGACGTGGCCGGTGGGGCCGCCAACAGCCGGGACATCGGCTACCACGACGACTCGTTCTGCTTCCGCGAGGGCTCACCGTTGCAAGGCGTCACCCTGCCCGTCTCGATGGGCGGCGCCTCCTACTCACACCTGGAGCGCACGCTGGCCGCCGGGGTCGAGAACAAGTGGATCACCAGCTCGATCGGCGGCGAGCTGCGGCCCGAGATCCAGTCGACGGCCTTCACGTCGTGGCCCGACGGTTCCGGGGCGGTGGACAACCTCAAGGCCTGCATCGAGTTGCTGCACCCGAGCTGGATGATCAACGAGCAGAGCGGCGCCTACTCCGCCACCGACGCCAACGTCGCCGCCGCCGTCCGGCTGATGGGGTACAACCTCACCGTCGACAACGCGTACTACCGCGACACCGCTAGCGGGGCCACCACCGTCGGCGTGCGGATCGCCAACACCGGCGTGGCGCCGTTCTCCTACCCCTGGAAAGTCGTCCTCGGCCTCAAGAACAGCAGCGGCGCCGTGGTGCGCACCTTCGACACCCCGTGGGACCTGCGGACCGTGCAGCCGCTGAGCATCCGCAACTTCCCCGACTGGAACGCGGGCGGCGGCTACCGCGACTTCGGGCACCGGCAGTACTTCCAGCACGGCGTCGACCTCTCCGGCCTGGCCGACGGCTCGTACCAGTGGGTGCTGCGGGTGCAGAACCCGCTCGAGGCGGTCAACGCCGGCGCCAAGAAGCTGCGCTTCGCCAACGCGGCCCAGCAGGCCGACGGCTGGCTCGGTCTGGGGCCGGTCACCGTCGGCGCCGGCCCGTCCGGACCGTCCAGTCACGAGGCCGAGGCCGCGACCCGCACCGGCGGAGCCGCGGTCAGCGCGTGCGCGGCCTGCTCGGGCGGGCAGAAGGTCGGCTGGCTGGGCAACGGGGCCACGCTCACCTTCCCGGGCATCACCGGCGGCGGCCCGAGAACTGTCACGGTGCACTACCTGACCGCCGAGACCCGCACCGCCACCGTCAACGGGCAGACCGTCACGTTCGGCGCCACCGGCAGCTGGGACACGGTCGGCACGGCCGCCGTCACGCTCACCCTGCCCGCCGGCACCACCACGATCACCGTCGCCAACCCCGGCGGCTGGGCGCCCGACATCGACCGCATCACCGTCAGCTGA
- a CDS encoding SDR family oxidoreductase, whose amino-acid sequence MARTTIDINLPDLTGRRVVITGGSDGMGLVMAARLAAAGADLVLPVRNPAKGERAVARIRQSHPGATVSLRDLDLSSLRSVAALGETLRAEGHPIHVLINNAGVMRPPNRQTTADGFETQFGTNHLGHFALVGHLLPLLRAGRARVTSQISVAARRGTITWDDLNGERSYNVMRAYSQSKIAFGLFGLELQRRSEAHGWGITSNLSHPGVAPTSLLAARPELGRGASIPQYRLIQGLSSRGILLGTVESAGLPALMAATDPAAKPGVLYGPSGPGHLGGRPAEQPLYPPLRSTADAVRIWDVSERLIGTPFLSAAA is encoded by the coding sequence ATGGCACGCACCACGATCGACATCAATCTCCCCGACCTGACCGGCCGCCGGGTCGTGATCACCGGGGGCAGCGACGGGATGGGCCTGGTCATGGCGGCCCGGCTGGCTGCGGCGGGCGCCGACCTGGTCCTGCCGGTGCGCAACCCGGCCAAGGGCGAGCGGGCCGTCGCGCGGATCCGGCAGAGCCATCCGGGCGCCACCGTCTCGCTGCGCGACCTCGATCTGTCGTCGTTGCGGTCGGTGGCGGCCCTGGGCGAGACCCTGCGGGCCGAGGGCCACCCGATCCACGTGCTGATCAACAACGCCGGGGTCATGCGGCCGCCGAACCGGCAGACCACTGCCGACGGGTTCGAGACCCAGTTCGGCACCAATCATCTGGGCCATTTCGCGCTGGTCGGGCACCTGCTGCCGTTGCTGCGGGCGGGCCGGGCCCGGGTCACCTCGCAGATCAGCGTGGCCGCCCGCCGCGGCACGATCACGTGGGACGACCTCAACGGGGAGCGGTCCTACAACGTCATGCGCGCCTACAGCCAGTCCAAGATCGCCTTCGGGCTGTTCGGCCTGGAGCTGCAGCGGCGCAGCGAGGCTCACGGCTGGGGCATCACCAGCAACCTCTCCCACCCCGGCGTGGCCCCGACCAGTCTGCTGGCCGCCCGCCCCGAGCTCGGCCGCGGCGCGAGCATCCCGCAGTACCGGCTCATCCAGGGCCTGTCGTCGCGCGGCATCCTGCTCGGCACGGTCGAGTCCGCCGGGCTGCCGGCGCTGATGGCCGCGACCGATCCCGCCGCCAAGCCCGGTGTGCTCTACGGGCCCAGCGGCCCGGGCCACCTCGGCGGGCGTCCGGCCGAGCAGCCGCTGTATCCGCCGCTGCGCAGCACCGCGGACGCGGTGCGTATCTGGGACGTCTCCGAGCGGCTCATCGGGACGCCCTTCCTGAGCGCGGCCGCGTGA
- a CDS encoding SDR family oxidoreductase, translating to MAQRYTDYDRVAVVTGSDSGIGEAIAVALAQAGFDVGVTYRSDKAGAESTAEKVRAAGRRADVRALDLTGLPGAAAVVDELADALGGLGVLVNCAGTGISAPVVDTGYEQWREVLAVDLDGPFLCAQRAARRMRAAGRGGRIINITSVHEHAPRVGAGAYCAAKGGLGLLTKVMAQELAADGITVNAVAPGEIATEMTGNEDVDPHTVDRPGIPAGRPGDANEVAAVVAMLAGPAAAYVTGSSYVVDGGMLLMGPQAGSHLTSGEWRNG from the coding sequence ATGGCGCAGCGTTACACCGACTACGACCGGGTGGCCGTGGTCACCGGCTCCGACTCGGGAATCGGCGAGGCGATCGCGGTCGCGCTGGCCCAGGCCGGCTTCGACGTCGGCGTGACGTACCGGTCGGACAAGGCGGGCGCGGAGAGCACGGCCGAGAAGGTGCGGGCGGCCGGGCGGCGGGCCGACGTACGGGCGCTCGACCTGACCGGCCTGCCGGGGGCCGCCGCCGTCGTGGACGAGCTGGCCGACGCGCTGGGCGGTCTGGGGGTGCTGGTCAACTGCGCGGGCACCGGCATCTCGGCACCGGTGGTGGACACCGGTTACGAGCAGTGGCGTGAGGTGCTCGCGGTCGATCTGGACGGGCCGTTCCTGTGCGCGCAGCGCGCCGCCCGCCGCATGCGGGCCGCCGGGCGCGGTGGCCGGATCATCAACATCACCAGCGTGCACGAGCACGCCCCCCGTGTCGGCGCCGGCGCGTACTGCGCGGCCAAGGGCGGCCTCGGGCTGCTGACCAAGGTGATGGCACAGGAGCTGGCGGCCGACGGGATCACTGTCAACGCGGTCGCGCCGGGTGAGATCGCCACCGAGATGACCGGCAACGAGGACGTCGACCCGCACACCGTCGACCGGCCGGGCATCCCCGCGGGCCGGCCGGGTGACGCCAACGAGGTCGCCGCCGTGGTGGCGATGCTGGCCGGTCCGGCCGCGGCCTACGTCACCGGCTCGTCCTACGTGGTCGACGGCGGCATGCTGCTGATGGGCCCGCAGGCCGGTTCGCACCTGACCTCCGGTGAGTGGCGCAACGGCTGA
- a CDS encoding SGNH/GDSL hydrolase family protein, giving the protein MTLKFAIFGDSIAYGQGASSAADTPAQRLSADMTVHDLPNEVRVFAVPGAQSRDLPAQVERGLAWRPQLALIIIGANDLTRLVPPEQAAVQLADAVRRLRAGGAEVVVAPAPDLSVVPWVPPQMRLVVQAGSRLLHDAQSRAARAEGARVADIGMTSAAGFAVDPGLFSADRFHPSSAGYAVIAGALAGAVRAAAVVARSSLG; this is encoded by the coding sequence GTGACACTCAAGTTCGCGATTTTCGGCGACTCGATCGCCTACGGCCAGGGTGCCTCGTCGGCTGCCGACACGCCTGCGCAGCGCCTCTCGGCCGATATGACCGTCCATGACCTGCCCAACGAGGTCCGGGTCTTCGCCGTGCCCGGAGCCCAGAGCCGTGACCTGCCAGCCCAGGTGGAGCGGGGCCTCGCGTGGCGCCCGCAGCTGGCGCTGATCATCATCGGGGCCAACGACCTCACCCGCCTGGTGCCGCCCGAGCAGGCTGCCGTTCAGCTCGCCGACGCGGTCCGGCGGCTGCGCGCGGGCGGCGCCGAGGTGGTGGTGGCGCCGGCGCCCGATCTGAGCGTGGTGCCGTGGGTGCCGCCGCAGATGCGGCTGGTCGTCCAGGCCGGCAGCCGGCTGCTGCACGACGCGCAGAGCCGGGCCGCCCGCGCCGAAGGGGCGCGGGTGGCGGACATCGGGATGACCTCGGCGGCCGGCTTCGCCGTCGACCCCGGCCTGTTCAGCGCCGACCGGTTCCACCCGTCCAGCGCCGGTTACGCCGTCATCGCGGGCGCACTGGCGGGCGCGGTCCGCGCGGCCGCGGTGGTGGCGCGGTCGTCACTCGGCTGA
- a CDS encoding methyltransferase domain-containing protein — protein sequence MGRDTVSRELMDDPGCDLDRLERTYRQFTTVNRLVSGWRRLYRRRIRPKLDTRRPTTLLDIGFGGGDISRALSRWAARDGLLLHTTAVDPDPRALRHVRRLPADGVHFEQASSADLVARGDTYDLVTSNHLLHHLDAAELAALLADSVALARRLVIHNDLARGHVGYGLYAAATLPFARRSFVHQDGLLSIRRSYRRAELQAAVPPEWRVTPMIPQRLLLTWEADR from the coding sequence ATGGGCAGGGACACGGTGTCGCGGGAGCTGATGGACGACCCCGGCTGCGACCTCGACCGGCTCGAACGGACCTACCGCCAGTTCACCACGGTCAACCGGCTGGTCTCGGGCTGGCGGCGGCTCTACCGGCGACGGATCCGGCCGAAGCTGGACACCCGGCGGCCGACGACGCTGCTCGACATCGGTTTCGGCGGCGGCGACATCTCCCGCGCGCTGAGCCGCTGGGCCGCCCGCGACGGGCTGCTGCTGCACACCACGGCCGTCGACCCCGACCCGCGCGCGCTGCGGCACGTGCGGCGGCTGCCGGCGGACGGAGTGCACTTCGAGCAGGCCTCGAGCGCGGACCTGGTCGCGCGGGGGGACACGTACGACCTGGTGACCTCCAACCATCTGCTGCACCACCTGGACGCGGCCGAACTCGCCGCCCTGCTGGCCGACAGCGTGGCCCTGGCCCGCCGCCTGGTCATCCACAACGACCTGGCGCGCGGGCACGTCGGCTACGGCCTGTACGCCGCGGCCACGCTGCCGTTCGCCCGCCGCTCGTTCGTCCACCAGGACGGACTGCTCTCCATCCGCCGCAGCTACCGGCGCGCCGAGCTGCAGGCGGCCGTCCCGCCGGAGTGGCGGGTCACGCCGATGATCCCGCAACGCCTGCTGCTCACCTGGGAGGCCGACCGTTGA